A window of Ictalurus furcatus strain D&B chromosome 18, Billie_1.0, whole genome shotgun sequence contains these coding sequences:
- the ulk1b gene encoding serine/threonine-protein kinase ULK1 isoform X3 yields METVGKFEFSRKDLIGHGAFAVVFKGRHREKHDWEVAVKCINKKNLAKSQTLLGKEIKILKELKHENIVALHDFQETASSVYLVMEYCNGGDLADYLHSKGTLSEDTIRVFLQQIAGAMRVLQAKGIIHRDLKPQNILLCHPAGRKSHTNNTCIKIADFGFARHLQNNMMAATLCGSPMYMAPEVIMSQTYDAKADLWSIGTIVFQCLTGKAPFQASSPQDLRLFYEKNKNLSPNIPRETSSHLRHLLLGLLQRNHKDRMDFDEFFKHRFLEASSTMKKSAPVTLTCFPSSGSASSCSSSSTSHLASPPQSLGEIQQNRTKALASPTQDSPGFLLKDSAGGGGSSKNSSCDTDDFVMVPAHFPSELTCEMPSGKVLQDSLVCSGSSLLASGSQGNQVKSLPRSPSYSSSAAPAGRPPEHSLSNCSNYGQSLPIPVPTQIHNYQRMEQNLHSPSQDSSPRCTPVRRCSSGSPVGCGRTGPSPPHHSAITTRRPSIGGIKPLQHSPQALQLPDAKSRSRQPGLGSRLHSAPCLLEAAGGCRQTIRKQHSDPVVAPQGGAMALRTLHSSPRLSELMQRSPLPTILGSPSRAMSPFEFPKPPSSPNMVTFLTQQGLVFPSSAGRPCQGESGMPGAFQPEDGKTFGRSQSSGLLSDMLKAAFGGQRGDRGSTENLSADRAIDIAPAAGGTMVVGSGSPARVVFTVGSPPSGGTPPHTSRSRKFSACSSSSISPVGSLTSRYPQTGVCLDGFEGSSSPRYGLTDPISANFEGAVMFEAPELPEETLMEEHTEILQRLRFTLDFARCMIEVAASRGGEAGQAEQPSTCLHQKESVVADQISSLSREWSHAEQLVLYMKTAELLSTALHTAMEGIKQGKVYPSTTVKQVVRRLNDLYKSSVTSCRSLNARLERFFSRKHRLMDHINTITAERLIFSHTVQMVQAAALDEMFHQSEASVQRYHKALLLMEGLSLLLTEQADILSVSKCKQCIERRLTALQTGLCV; encoded by the exons ATGGAGACAGTCGGGAAATTCGAGTTCAGCAGGAAGGACCTCATAGGCCACGGGGCATTCGCGGTGGTGTTTAAAGGCAGGCATCGAGAG aAGCATGACTGGGAGGTTGCTGTGAAATGCATCAATAAAAAGAATCTAGCAAAATCCCAAACTCTACTGGGGAAAGAGATCAAAATATTAAAG GAGCTGAAGCACGAAAACATCGTCGCGTTGCATGATTTTCAG GAAACGGCGAGCTCTGTGTATTTGGTGATGGAG TACTGTAACGGAGGAGACCTGGCTGACTACTTGCACT CCAAGGGCACGCTGAGCGAGGACACCATCCGTGTGTTCTTGCAGCAGATAGCAGGCGCAATGAGAGTGCTGCAGGCCAAAGGCATTATCCACAGAGACCTGAAACCACAGAACATCCTGCTGTGCCACCCGGCCGGCCGCAAGTCCCACACCAACAACACCTGCATCAAAATAG CCGACTTTGGCTTCGCACGGCACCTCCAGAACAACATGATGGCCGCCACCCTCTGCGGCTCCCCCATGTATATG GCTCCAGAGGTCATCATGTCACAGACCTATGATGCCAAGGCTGACCTGTGGAGTATTGGAACCATTGTGTTTCAGTGTCTTACTGGGAAAGCCCCATTTCAA GCCAGCAGTCCTCAGGACCTCCGCTTGTTTTATGAGAAGAACAAGAATCTCAGCCCAAA CATTCCCAGAGAGACGTCCAGCCACCTGAGGCACTTGCTTCTGGGCCTGCTGCAGAGGAACCATAAGGACCGCATGGACTTTG ACGAGTTCTTCAAGCACCGTTTCCTCGAGGCGAGCTCCACCATGAAGAAGT ctGCACCGGTGACCCTGACCTGCTTTCCCAGCTCAGGTTCAGCAAGCTCATGTAGCAGCTCCTCCACCTCACACCTCGCTTCTCCtcct CAGTCCCTTGGTGAGATCCAGCAGAATCGAACCAAAGCGTTGGCCTCCCCTACCCAGGATTCTCCGGGCTTCTTGCTGAAGGATTCGGCTGGTGGTGGAGGAAGCAGTAAGAACTCCTCCTGCGACACGGATGACTTTGTCATGGTTCCGGCTCATTTCCCCa gTGAGCTCACGTGTGAAATGCCCTCAGGGAAGGTGCTTCAGGATAGTCTTGTGTGTAGTGG GAGCTCTCTTCTTGCGTCTGGAAGTCAGGGCAATCAGGTCAAGTCTCTTCCACGCTCGCCCTCTTACAGCAGCTCTGCAGCACCAGCAGG caGGCCTCCTGAACACTCTTTGAGTAACTGTAGTAACTACGGACAGTCCTTGCCCATTCCAGTGCCCACACAGATTCACAACTATCAGCGCATGGAGCAGAACCTGCACTCTCCCAGCCAGGACAGCTCTCCACG GTGTACTCCAGTGCGGCGGTGCAGCAGTGGCAGTCCCGTTGGTTGTGGGAGGACAGGGCCGTCTCCCCCTCATCACTCAGCCATCACCACCCGCAGACCGTCTATAGGAGGCATCAAACCCCTCCAGCACTCCCCACAGG CTCTCCAGCTACCTGATGCTAAATCCAGATCCAGGCAGCCTGGGCTGGGCTCACGCCTCCACAGCGCCCCCTGCCTGCTGGAGGCCGCTGGCGGCTGCAGGCAAACGATCAGGAAACAGCACTCAGACCCCGTCGTGGCCCCCCAAGGGGGCGCGATGGCCCTGAGGACCCTACATTCCTCTCCCCGACTCAGTGAACTGATGCAGCGCAGTCCGTTACCCACCATCCTGGGATCACCGTCAAGA gCTATGTCCCCATTTGAGTTCCCAAAGCCGCCCAGCTCTCCGAACATGGTGACATTTCTGACTCAGCAGGGTTTAGTTTTCCCCTCATCTGCTGGCCGGCCGTGCCAGGGCGAATCAGGCATGCCTGGTGCTTTCCAGCCTGAGGACGGCAAGACTTTTGGAAG GTCGCAGAGCTCTGGCCTCCTTTCAGACATGCTGAAAGCAGCATTCGGGGGACAGCGGGGAGACAGAGGCAGCACAGAGAACCTCAGTGCTGACAGAGCAATCGACATAG CACCTGCTGCTGGTGGGACCATGGTAGTGGGCTCAGGCAGTCCAGCACGAGTGGTGTTCACTGTGGGCTCGCCCCCCAGCGGAGGAACTCCACCCCACACTTCTCGTTCCAGAAAATTTTCAG CATGCTCCTCGAGCTCCATCAGTCCCGTGGGGTCCCTCACCAGCCGTTACCCTCAGACAGGCGTGTGTTTGGATGGGTTTGAGGGCTCGTCCAGTCCTCGTTACGGTCTCACTGACCCCATCTCAGCCAACTTTGAGGGAGCTGTAATGTTTGAGGCCCCCGAGCTCCCAGAAGAAACGCTAATGGAG GAGCACACGGAGATTTTGCAGAGGCTCCGGTTCACGCTGGATTTTGCTCGCTGTATGATTGAGGTGGCAGCGTCGAGAGGTGGAGAGGCCGGGCAAGCTGAACAGCCCTCGACCTGCCTACACCAGAAAGAAAGCGTCGTGGCCGACCAGATCAGCTCTCTGAGCCGCGAGtggag TCATGCTGAGCAGTTGGTGTTGTATATGAAAACTGCCGAGCTCCtgtccactgcactgcacaCAGCCATGGAGGGCATCAAACAGGGTAAAGTGTATCCCTCCACCACAGTCAAACAAG TGGTCAGGAGGCTAAACGATCTGTACAAGTCGAGCGTGACGTCATGTCGCTCCCTGAACGCGCGTCTGGAGCGGTTCTTTTCCCGAAAGCACCGGCTGATGGACCACATCAACACCATCACTGCAGAAAGGCTCATCTTTAGCCACACTGTACAGATG GTGCAGGCTGCAGCTCTGGATGAGATGTTCCACCAGAGTGAGGCTTCAGTACAGCGCTATCACAAAGCCTTGCTGTTGATGGAGGGTCTGTCACTGCTCCTCACCGAGCAGGCCGACATCCTCAGCGTCAGCAAGT GTAAGCAGTGTATTGAGCGTCGCCTCACCGCGCTGCAGACAGGCCTCTGTGTATAG
- the ulk1b gene encoding serine/threonine-protein kinase ULK1 isoform X1 translates to METVGKFEFSRKDLIGHGAFAVVFKGRHREKHDWEVAVKCINKKNLAKSQTLLGKEIKILKELKHENIVALHDFQETASSVYLVMEYCNGGDLADYLHSKGTLSEDTIRVFLQQIAGAMRVLQAKGIIHRDLKPQNILLCHPAGRKSHTNNTCIKIADFGFARHLQNNMMAATLCGSPMYMAPEVIMSQTYDAKADLWSIGTIVFQCLTGKAPFQASSPQDLRLFYEKNKNLSPNIPRETSSHLRHLLLGLLQRNHKDRMDFDEFFKHRFLEASSTMKKSAPVTLTCFPSSGSASSCSSSSTSHLASPPQSLGEIQQNRTKALASPTQDSPGFLLKDSAGGGGSSKNSSCDTDDFVMVPAHFPSELTCEMPSGKVLQDSLVCSGSSLLASGSQGNQVKSLPRSPSYSSSAAPAGRPPEHSLSNCSNYGQSLPIPVPTQIHNYQRMEQNLHSPSQDSSPRCTPVRRCSSGSPVGCGRTGPSPPHHSAITTRRPSIGGIKPLQHSPQALQLPDAKSRSRQPGLGSRLHSAPCLLEAAGGCRQTIRKQHSDPVVAPQGGAMALRTLHSSPRLSELMQRSPLPTILGSPSRAMSPFEFPKPPSSPNMVTFLTQQGLVFPSSAGRPCQGESGMPGAFQPEDGKTFGRSQSSGLLSDMLKAAFGGQRGDRGSTENLSADRAIDIAPAAGGTMVVGSGSPARVVFTVGSPPSGGTPPHTSRSRKFSACSSSSISPVGSLTSRYPQTGVCLDGFEGSSSPRYGLTDPISANFEGAVMFEAPELPEETLMEQEHTEILQRLRFTLDFARCMIEVAASRGGEAGQAEQPSTCLHQKESVVADQISSLSREWSHAEQLVLYMKTAELLSTALHTAMEGIKQGKVYPSTTVKQVVRRLNDLYKSSVTSCRSLNARLERFFSRKHRLMDHINTITAERLIFSHTVQMVQAAALDEMFHQSEASVQRYHKALLLMEGLSLLLTEQADILSVSKCKQCIERRLTALQTGLCV, encoded by the exons ATGGAGACAGTCGGGAAATTCGAGTTCAGCAGGAAGGACCTCATAGGCCACGGGGCATTCGCGGTGGTGTTTAAAGGCAGGCATCGAGAG aAGCATGACTGGGAGGTTGCTGTGAAATGCATCAATAAAAAGAATCTAGCAAAATCCCAAACTCTACTGGGGAAAGAGATCAAAATATTAAAG GAGCTGAAGCACGAAAACATCGTCGCGTTGCATGATTTTCAG GAAACGGCGAGCTCTGTGTATTTGGTGATGGAG TACTGTAACGGAGGAGACCTGGCTGACTACTTGCACT CCAAGGGCACGCTGAGCGAGGACACCATCCGTGTGTTCTTGCAGCAGATAGCAGGCGCAATGAGAGTGCTGCAGGCCAAAGGCATTATCCACAGAGACCTGAAACCACAGAACATCCTGCTGTGCCACCCGGCCGGCCGCAAGTCCCACACCAACAACACCTGCATCAAAATAG CCGACTTTGGCTTCGCACGGCACCTCCAGAACAACATGATGGCCGCCACCCTCTGCGGCTCCCCCATGTATATG GCTCCAGAGGTCATCATGTCACAGACCTATGATGCCAAGGCTGACCTGTGGAGTATTGGAACCATTGTGTTTCAGTGTCTTACTGGGAAAGCCCCATTTCAA GCCAGCAGTCCTCAGGACCTCCGCTTGTTTTATGAGAAGAACAAGAATCTCAGCCCAAA CATTCCCAGAGAGACGTCCAGCCACCTGAGGCACTTGCTTCTGGGCCTGCTGCAGAGGAACCATAAGGACCGCATGGACTTTG ACGAGTTCTTCAAGCACCGTTTCCTCGAGGCGAGCTCCACCATGAAGAAGT ctGCACCGGTGACCCTGACCTGCTTTCCCAGCTCAGGTTCAGCAAGCTCATGTAGCAGCTCCTCCACCTCACACCTCGCTTCTCCtcct CAGTCCCTTGGTGAGATCCAGCAGAATCGAACCAAAGCGTTGGCCTCCCCTACCCAGGATTCTCCGGGCTTCTTGCTGAAGGATTCGGCTGGTGGTGGAGGAAGCAGTAAGAACTCCTCCTGCGACACGGATGACTTTGTCATGGTTCCGGCTCATTTCCCCa gTGAGCTCACGTGTGAAATGCCCTCAGGGAAGGTGCTTCAGGATAGTCTTGTGTGTAGTGG GAGCTCTCTTCTTGCGTCTGGAAGTCAGGGCAATCAGGTCAAGTCTCTTCCACGCTCGCCCTCTTACAGCAGCTCTGCAGCACCAGCAGG caGGCCTCCTGAACACTCTTTGAGTAACTGTAGTAACTACGGACAGTCCTTGCCCATTCCAGTGCCCACACAGATTCACAACTATCAGCGCATGGAGCAGAACCTGCACTCTCCCAGCCAGGACAGCTCTCCACG GTGTACTCCAGTGCGGCGGTGCAGCAGTGGCAGTCCCGTTGGTTGTGGGAGGACAGGGCCGTCTCCCCCTCATCACTCAGCCATCACCACCCGCAGACCGTCTATAGGAGGCATCAAACCCCTCCAGCACTCCCCACAGG CTCTCCAGCTACCTGATGCTAAATCCAGATCCAGGCAGCCTGGGCTGGGCTCACGCCTCCACAGCGCCCCCTGCCTGCTGGAGGCCGCTGGCGGCTGCAGGCAAACGATCAGGAAACAGCACTCAGACCCCGTCGTGGCCCCCCAAGGGGGCGCGATGGCCCTGAGGACCCTACATTCCTCTCCCCGACTCAGTGAACTGATGCAGCGCAGTCCGTTACCCACCATCCTGGGATCACCGTCAAGA gCTATGTCCCCATTTGAGTTCCCAAAGCCGCCCAGCTCTCCGAACATGGTGACATTTCTGACTCAGCAGGGTTTAGTTTTCCCCTCATCTGCTGGCCGGCCGTGCCAGGGCGAATCAGGCATGCCTGGTGCTTTCCAGCCTGAGGACGGCAAGACTTTTGGAAG GTCGCAGAGCTCTGGCCTCCTTTCAGACATGCTGAAAGCAGCATTCGGGGGACAGCGGGGAGACAGAGGCAGCACAGAGAACCTCAGTGCTGACAGAGCAATCGACATAG CACCTGCTGCTGGTGGGACCATGGTAGTGGGCTCAGGCAGTCCAGCACGAGTGGTGTTCACTGTGGGCTCGCCCCCCAGCGGAGGAACTCCACCCCACACTTCTCGTTCCAGAAAATTTTCAG CATGCTCCTCGAGCTCCATCAGTCCCGTGGGGTCCCTCACCAGCCGTTACCCTCAGACAGGCGTGTGTTTGGATGGGTTTGAGGGCTCGTCCAGTCCTCGTTACGGTCTCACTGACCCCATCTCAGCCAACTTTGAGGGAGCTGTAATGTTTGAGGCCCCCGAGCTCCCAGAAGAAACGCTAATGGAG CAGGAGCACACGGAGATTTTGCAGAGGCTCCGGTTCACGCTGGATTTTGCTCGCTGTATGATTGAGGTGGCAGCGTCGAGAGGTGGAGAGGCCGGGCAAGCTGAACAGCCCTCGACCTGCCTACACCAGAAAGAAAGCGTCGTGGCCGACCAGATCAGCTCTCTGAGCCGCGAGtggag TCATGCTGAGCAGTTGGTGTTGTATATGAAAACTGCCGAGCTCCtgtccactgcactgcacaCAGCCATGGAGGGCATCAAACAGGGTAAAGTGTATCCCTCCACCACAGTCAAACAAG TGGTCAGGAGGCTAAACGATCTGTACAAGTCGAGCGTGACGTCATGTCGCTCCCTGAACGCGCGTCTGGAGCGGTTCTTTTCCCGAAAGCACCGGCTGATGGACCACATCAACACCATCACTGCAGAAAGGCTCATCTTTAGCCACACTGTACAGATG GTGCAGGCTGCAGCTCTGGATGAGATGTTCCACCAGAGTGAGGCTTCAGTACAGCGCTATCACAAAGCCTTGCTGTTGATGGAGGGTCTGTCACTGCTCCTCACCGAGCAGGCCGACATCCTCAGCGTCAGCAAGT GTAAGCAGTGTATTGAGCGTCGCCTCACCGCGCTGCAGACAGGCCTCTGTGTATAG
- the ulk1b gene encoding serine/threonine-protein kinase ULK1 isoform X2, with amino-acid sequence METVGKFEFSRKDLIGHGAFAVVFKGRHREKHDWEVAVKCINKKNLAKSQTLLGKEIKILKELKHENIVALHDFQETASSVYLVMEYCNGGDLADYLHSKGTLSEDTIRVFLQQIAGAMRVLQAKGIIHRDLKPQNILLCHPAGRKSHTNNTCIKIADFGFARHLQNNMMAATLCGSPMYMAPEVIMSQTYDAKADLWSIGTIVFQCLTGKAPFQASSPQDLRLFYEKNKNLSPNIPRETSSHLRHLLLGLLQRNHKDRMDFDEFFKHRFLEASSTMKKSAPVTLTCFPSSGSASSCSSSSTSHLASPPQSLGEIQQNRTKALASPTQDSPGFLLKDSAGGGGSSKNSSCDTDDFVMVPAHFPSELTCEMPSGKVLQDSLVCSGSSLLASGSQGNQVKSLPRSPSYSSSAAPAGPPEHSLSNCSNYGQSLPIPVPTQIHNYQRMEQNLHSPSQDSSPRCTPVRRCSSGSPVGCGRTGPSPPHHSAITTRRPSIGGIKPLQHSPQALQLPDAKSRSRQPGLGSRLHSAPCLLEAAGGCRQTIRKQHSDPVVAPQGGAMALRTLHSSPRLSELMQRSPLPTILGSPSRAMSPFEFPKPPSSPNMVTFLTQQGLVFPSSAGRPCQGESGMPGAFQPEDGKTFGRSQSSGLLSDMLKAAFGGQRGDRGSTENLSADRAIDIAPAAGGTMVVGSGSPARVVFTVGSPPSGGTPPHTSRSRKFSACSSSSISPVGSLTSRYPQTGVCLDGFEGSSSPRYGLTDPISANFEGAVMFEAPELPEETLMEQEHTEILQRLRFTLDFARCMIEVAASRGGEAGQAEQPSTCLHQKESVVADQISSLSREWSHAEQLVLYMKTAELLSTALHTAMEGIKQGKVYPSTTVKQVVRRLNDLYKSSVTSCRSLNARLERFFSRKHRLMDHINTITAERLIFSHTVQMVQAAALDEMFHQSEASVQRYHKALLLMEGLSLLLTEQADILSVSKCKQCIERRLTALQTGLCV; translated from the exons ATGGAGACAGTCGGGAAATTCGAGTTCAGCAGGAAGGACCTCATAGGCCACGGGGCATTCGCGGTGGTGTTTAAAGGCAGGCATCGAGAG aAGCATGACTGGGAGGTTGCTGTGAAATGCATCAATAAAAAGAATCTAGCAAAATCCCAAACTCTACTGGGGAAAGAGATCAAAATATTAAAG GAGCTGAAGCACGAAAACATCGTCGCGTTGCATGATTTTCAG GAAACGGCGAGCTCTGTGTATTTGGTGATGGAG TACTGTAACGGAGGAGACCTGGCTGACTACTTGCACT CCAAGGGCACGCTGAGCGAGGACACCATCCGTGTGTTCTTGCAGCAGATAGCAGGCGCAATGAGAGTGCTGCAGGCCAAAGGCATTATCCACAGAGACCTGAAACCACAGAACATCCTGCTGTGCCACCCGGCCGGCCGCAAGTCCCACACCAACAACACCTGCATCAAAATAG CCGACTTTGGCTTCGCACGGCACCTCCAGAACAACATGATGGCCGCCACCCTCTGCGGCTCCCCCATGTATATG GCTCCAGAGGTCATCATGTCACAGACCTATGATGCCAAGGCTGACCTGTGGAGTATTGGAACCATTGTGTTTCAGTGTCTTACTGGGAAAGCCCCATTTCAA GCCAGCAGTCCTCAGGACCTCCGCTTGTTTTATGAGAAGAACAAGAATCTCAGCCCAAA CATTCCCAGAGAGACGTCCAGCCACCTGAGGCACTTGCTTCTGGGCCTGCTGCAGAGGAACCATAAGGACCGCATGGACTTTG ACGAGTTCTTCAAGCACCGTTTCCTCGAGGCGAGCTCCACCATGAAGAAGT ctGCACCGGTGACCCTGACCTGCTTTCCCAGCTCAGGTTCAGCAAGCTCATGTAGCAGCTCCTCCACCTCACACCTCGCTTCTCCtcct CAGTCCCTTGGTGAGATCCAGCAGAATCGAACCAAAGCGTTGGCCTCCCCTACCCAGGATTCTCCGGGCTTCTTGCTGAAGGATTCGGCTGGTGGTGGAGGAAGCAGTAAGAACTCCTCCTGCGACACGGATGACTTTGTCATGGTTCCGGCTCATTTCCCCa gTGAGCTCACGTGTGAAATGCCCTCAGGGAAGGTGCTTCAGGATAGTCTTGTGTGTAGTGG GAGCTCTCTTCTTGCGTCTGGAAGTCAGGGCAATCAGGTCAAGTCTCTTCCACGCTCGCCCTCTTACAGCAGCTCTGCAGCACCAGCAGG GCCTCCTGAACACTCTTTGAGTAACTGTAGTAACTACGGACAGTCCTTGCCCATTCCAGTGCCCACACAGATTCACAACTATCAGCGCATGGAGCAGAACCTGCACTCTCCCAGCCAGGACAGCTCTCCACG GTGTACTCCAGTGCGGCGGTGCAGCAGTGGCAGTCCCGTTGGTTGTGGGAGGACAGGGCCGTCTCCCCCTCATCACTCAGCCATCACCACCCGCAGACCGTCTATAGGAGGCATCAAACCCCTCCAGCACTCCCCACAGG CTCTCCAGCTACCTGATGCTAAATCCAGATCCAGGCAGCCTGGGCTGGGCTCACGCCTCCACAGCGCCCCCTGCCTGCTGGAGGCCGCTGGCGGCTGCAGGCAAACGATCAGGAAACAGCACTCAGACCCCGTCGTGGCCCCCCAAGGGGGCGCGATGGCCCTGAGGACCCTACATTCCTCTCCCCGACTCAGTGAACTGATGCAGCGCAGTCCGTTACCCACCATCCTGGGATCACCGTCAAGA gCTATGTCCCCATTTGAGTTCCCAAAGCCGCCCAGCTCTCCGAACATGGTGACATTTCTGACTCAGCAGGGTTTAGTTTTCCCCTCATCTGCTGGCCGGCCGTGCCAGGGCGAATCAGGCATGCCTGGTGCTTTCCAGCCTGAGGACGGCAAGACTTTTGGAAG GTCGCAGAGCTCTGGCCTCCTTTCAGACATGCTGAAAGCAGCATTCGGGGGACAGCGGGGAGACAGAGGCAGCACAGAGAACCTCAGTGCTGACAGAGCAATCGACATAG CACCTGCTGCTGGTGGGACCATGGTAGTGGGCTCAGGCAGTCCAGCACGAGTGGTGTTCACTGTGGGCTCGCCCCCCAGCGGAGGAACTCCACCCCACACTTCTCGTTCCAGAAAATTTTCAG CATGCTCCTCGAGCTCCATCAGTCCCGTGGGGTCCCTCACCAGCCGTTACCCTCAGACAGGCGTGTGTTTGGATGGGTTTGAGGGCTCGTCCAGTCCTCGTTACGGTCTCACTGACCCCATCTCAGCCAACTTTGAGGGAGCTGTAATGTTTGAGGCCCCCGAGCTCCCAGAAGAAACGCTAATGGAG CAGGAGCACACGGAGATTTTGCAGAGGCTCCGGTTCACGCTGGATTTTGCTCGCTGTATGATTGAGGTGGCAGCGTCGAGAGGTGGAGAGGCCGGGCAAGCTGAACAGCCCTCGACCTGCCTACACCAGAAAGAAAGCGTCGTGGCCGACCAGATCAGCTCTCTGAGCCGCGAGtggag TCATGCTGAGCAGTTGGTGTTGTATATGAAAACTGCCGAGCTCCtgtccactgcactgcacaCAGCCATGGAGGGCATCAAACAGGGTAAAGTGTATCCCTCCACCACAGTCAAACAAG TGGTCAGGAGGCTAAACGATCTGTACAAGTCGAGCGTGACGTCATGTCGCTCCCTGAACGCGCGTCTGGAGCGGTTCTTTTCCCGAAAGCACCGGCTGATGGACCACATCAACACCATCACTGCAGAAAGGCTCATCTTTAGCCACACTGTACAGATG GTGCAGGCTGCAGCTCTGGATGAGATGTTCCACCAGAGTGAGGCTTCAGTACAGCGCTATCACAAAGCCTTGCTGTTGATGGAGGGTCTGTCACTGCTCCTCACCGAGCAGGCCGACATCCTCAGCGTCAGCAAGT GTAAGCAGTGTATTGAGCGTCGCCTCACCGCGCTGCAGACAGGCCTCTGTGTATAG